The DNA sequence ccaattctgactaTTTTGTTTACACCGACAATTTTTCCGACAACGACaactactccgacgacttttccggtaCCGACATCAAACTCCATAATAGTCGCcggacttggcattgtcaccggtaaaattaccgaaaaaatactaagaaactggtttccaagaaaccggtttcttcttCATCAACTTGGTAACttttccagcgacaatgctaattTTGACGACTTTTTCAgcgccggcagcaactccggTGACTTACGGTACCGACGGCTACTCTGACGATTTTACTGGTGCCAGTAataaactccggtgacttttccagcacgAATGACAACTTCGGCgatcactatagttttatttattttatttttgaaaaaaaataaatatgaaagaaattttaatattttttatagtaatttaattaaatttttattttttatgaattttaaatctaaatttctttttaatgttttataaaaaaaaaaactatattttagtttgattggttagataatactatattcatatttatcataaccttaataattttttacatatttttgaaaatagcacTATTAACAATGTATCTCTTCTTTATTCATTTTCCTTCTTGTTCAAAAATGTCAAGAGCACCTAATGCAAAGAAAGTTACTTATAAGAATAGAATGGAACAAGAATTGAAATTTTATCCTAGTAAACAAAATGAGAATGGCACACAAATATTAAGCTGAAAATTACGATTTTAAAATCCTCTTTgtcaagaaaagaaaaatatgcattcaaaataaaattggCAGAAAACTTGTGACGGCTGCCATAGCACAAAATCTCGCAATGATAGAACATTGCTAGAACTTGATGAAAAGTCATTCCTACGggaaattaaaaaggaaaaaaagaaaggaaaaaaaaacacgTTAAATTAAAGTTTCAAGACTTGCCTAAACAAATTCCAAATTTCtctactaaaataaaataactcatCACAGGAGATCAGCAACATTTGAAGGCAGCTCCTCGATCAAAACATTATAGAACTTCTGGATGTCAGAGACCATCCTATCATCGTCGGTAGTTATGAAGTTGATTGCCACACCTTTCCTTCCAAACCTTCCACTACGTCCAATACGATGGAGATAGTTCTCAGGCTGAGTTGGGAGATCGTAGTTTATAACAAGTGAGACTTGTTGCACATCAATACCACGAGCCAAGAGATCTGTGGTGATCAAAACACGGGAAGACCCAGATCGGAATTCCCGCATGATAATGTCTCTGGTGTTCTGGTCCATGTCTCCATGGGTGGCAGACACTGTGTGGTCTCGGCTCCTCATCTTGTCAGTCAGCCAGTCTACCTTGCGACGGGTGTTGACAAAAATGACACTCTGGGTAATGGCCAAAGTCTCGTAAAGATCACATAAGGTTTCAAATTTCCAATCCTCCTTGTCAACATTGACATAAAATTGCTTGATACCCTCGAGGGTAAGCTCATCACGCTTAACAAGAATCCTCACGGGATTGTTCATGAACTTTCTGGTGATCTCCAGAGCTTCAGGGGGCATAGTAGCAGAAAATACCCCAACCTGGATCTTGCTTGGCAGAAgctggaaaatatcatagatctgaaaccaagaaaattaaagagtgAACAACCGCACATTTACTCGCATCATAACAAGTAGAGAACTTTAGATGCAACTTTCTAATAAATTCATAATCTATTTTCAACCACATTCAGAAGGCCAGAAAGAATTAATTCATTGTAAAAAAGTTACTTAttaaccaaaaataaataaataaatagtgggGAGAAAGTAAACCTGATCCTTAAACCCTCTTGAAAGCATTTCATCAGCCTCGTCCAAAACAAACATTTTTATGTAATCAGGACGAAGGGACTGTCTCCTCAGCATGTCAAAAACACGGCCTGGAGTTCCAACAACAACATGAACACCACTTGATAATATGCGCTGGTCCTCTCGAACACTTGTGCCACCAACACAGGCATGCACCTTAACACCAAGATAGTCTCCAAGAGCACGCATGACCTTCTCAATCTGTTGAGCAAGCTCACGAGTTGGTGCTAGCACCAAAGCCTGGCATTCGGTCACATCATAGTCAAGCTGTTGCAAAACACCAGAGCAGAAAGTTGCTGTCTTTCCAGTACCAGACTGGGCTTGTTGGATGACATCAAGACCCTTGCAGAATGGAACTATTCCCCTCTGTTGAATGGCCGAGGGTTTTTCAAAACCTAAAGAAGTCCTCAACCAAGTCAGAGATACTGTGGCATAATAATTGCTCAACtattaattccatatttatataataacaaaacATCAATCAAGATACATAGTTCATGAAATCGAATAATTAGAAGTCAATCCGATCAGTATTAAATCCAACTATTCTGTTCATCAGTAAATCATCAAACAAGATACTTAattgagaaagaaaaataaagttaTACCATAAGCATAAATGCCCCTAAGAAGGTTCTCTTTCAAACCCATAAGATCAAAGCTATCGCAAACTTCATCATATGATTTAAAGAAATCATCTTGTCCATCAAGTCTATAAAAATGTTCAATAcagcaacaaaaacaaaaattagatACTCATTTTTTCAACAAATTATATAAGCAACCTTGTAACACAAAATCAACAACACAAAGTACAGTCTTAGACAGATGCAATTCTTACAACTCAGTCATCTTGGCATCATACTGACGTGCGTCAAATTGTGATCCTTCTGGTGCTAATCCCGCCATGACTGATAAATGAGCAAGACTAATGAGTAGATGGCAAATCACAATATTTGTATATGATGATAAAATTGCATAGCTCTAATCAAGAAAAGCTTACTAGAAAAGCAGACAAAAGGAACAAGACAAAAAGAGTAAAACGTTCGTAATATCTGTGAGTTTAGAGAGCTAAGAAGCCTGTAAGATGCCTCTCTGCAACTTAAGTAATTACCCAGAAATCACGAACCTAAAAGACTTATGTAGACTTAGCTAATCAGAGAGTCTGACTAATATAATAATGCCTAACAGAATTTCTTGTCGCTTAACTGaatgttttcaaaaaaattgttCGCTTTTCAGGAACATGTCAAATGCTAACAACAAATGCTGAAGAGATGCAAATGAATAAGCCTTAATTGTTCACAACTCGAAACAGGTTATTAGTTGGTAGCTATTCAATAAATTATTGTCCAATTTGGTTCAAAACTTCTCTAAACAGGTTATTAGTTGATACCTATTCAATGAAACATAGCCTATTTTCCTTCTATTAAATTACCGGATAAAATTTGAAACTACAGGCAACTTATTTGTCCGTAGGAGATGCTAAAATAATTAGCATTCAAAAATTGCCTAGAAAcaccttaattaaaatttaatttaaagagAAGTTTCTCCATGGCACCAAACACTTCATCAACACCAAGATATAGAATTATCCCAACTTAACACGGTACtgaaataaaatacatgtaGGAACAAATACCA is a window from the Cannabis sativa cultivar Pink pepper isolate KNU-18-1 chromosome 1, ASM2916894v1, whole genome shotgun sequence genome containing:
- the LOC115705447 gene encoding eukaryotic initiation factor 4A-10, which encodes MAGLAPEGSQFDARQYDAKMTELLDGQDDFFKSYDEVCDSFDLMGLKENLLRGIYAYGFEKPSAIQQRGIVPFCKGLDVIQQAQSGTGKTATFCSGVLQQLDYDVTECQALVLAPTRELAQQIEKVMRALGDYLGVKVHACVGGTSVREDQRILSSGVHVVVGTPGRVFDMLRRQSLRPDYIKMFVLDEADEMLSRGFKDQIYDIFQLLPSKIQVGVFSATMPPEALEITRKFMNNPVRILVKRDELTLEGIKQFYVNVDKEDWKFETLCDLYETLAITQSVIFVNTRRKVDWLTDKMRSRDHTVSATHGDMDQNTRDIIMREFRSGSSRVLITTDLLARGIDVQQVSLVINYDLPTQPENYLHRIGRSGRFGRKGVAINFITTDDDRMVSDIQKFYNVLIEELPSNVADLL